The following are from one region of the Streptomyces rubrogriseus genome:
- a CDS encoding quinone oxidoreductase family protein: protein MAGAYGGPEVLSVIDVAVPEPRPNEVRITVRAAGVNPFDYKSYSGAFGVDPERLPVRLGVEAAGVVTAVGADAIGPAGPIAVGDEVITYTAPGAYAAEIVVPASSVVPKPVALSWEQAGGLLAAGVTAVHALEAVGLGKGETVLIHGAAGGVGLVAVQLAVARGATVVATASRAKHDLLRELGAIPVVYGPGLADRVRAVAPEGVHAAADLVGTEEAVAVSVELVPDRLRIATIAGHERGARAGIKLLGGVPGADPGTEVREAARLQLTEAATAGRLRIVIADSHPLREAATAHREIMAGHTTGKIVLVP, encoded by the coding sequence GTGGCGGGCGCGTATGGGGGTCCCGAGGTCCTGTCGGTGATCGATGTCGCCGTCCCGGAGCCGAGGCCGAACGAGGTACGGATCACGGTCCGCGCGGCCGGCGTCAATCCCTTCGACTACAAGTCGTACAGCGGCGCCTTCGGTGTCGATCCGGAGAGACTGCCGGTGCGGCTCGGTGTCGAGGCGGCGGGCGTGGTGACAGCGGTCGGTGCCGACGCGATCGGCCCCGCGGGCCCGATCGCGGTGGGTGACGAAGTGATCACCTACACCGCGCCGGGTGCCTACGCCGCCGAAATCGTCGTGCCAGCCTCGTCCGTGGTGCCGAAGCCCGTCGCCCTGTCCTGGGAGCAGGCCGGCGGGCTGCTGGCCGCCGGGGTCACCGCCGTACACGCGCTTGAGGCGGTCGGCCTTGGCAAGGGCGAGACGGTGCTGATCCACGGTGCCGCGGGAGGCGTCGGCCTCGTGGCCGTGCAGCTCGCGGTGGCACGCGGCGCGACGGTAGTGGCCACGGCGAGCCGGGCCAAGCACGACCTCCTGCGAGAGCTGGGAGCGATCCCGGTCGTGTACGGGCCGGGGCTGGCGGACAGGGTGCGCGCGGTGGCGCCGGAGGGCGTGCACGCGGCCGCCGATCTCGTGGGCACCGAGGAGGCGGTGGCCGTCTCCGTGGAGCTCGTGCCGGACCGCCTGCGTATCGCCACCATCGCGGGCCACGAGCGCGGGGCTCGCGCGGGAATCAAGCTCCTGGGTGGTGTGCCGGGCGCGGATCCCGGCACCGAGGTCCGGGAAGCCGCCCGACTGCAGCTCACGGAGGCCGCGACAGCAGGCCGCCTGCGCATTGTGATCGCGGACAGCCACCCCCTGCGCGAGGCCGCCACCGCCCACCGCGAGATCATGGCCGGCCACACCACGGGAAAGATCGTCCTGGTCCCGTAA